GACGGCTACAATCGGATCGGCAATTTTTCGTAGTTCGACCAACCGCGCCACTTTCTTCGGCCCCACCAGCATGTTGGCAATCAGCAAGTCTTGAATGCCTGCGGCTCCGAAAATCTCGGCTTCGCCCAGTTTGGCGCACGTCAAACCGATGGCCCCCGCGTCGATCAGCCGTTGGCCAATAATGGGCGACTTATGACACTTGGCATGCGGCCGCCAGTCGATATTTTGCAATGCGCAGAGCGTGGCTACGTCGCGCACGTTGTCGTCGAACGCATCGAGATCGAGGCACAGGGCAGGAGTATCAAGGTCGTCGCGTGTCATGGGGGCTAAGGCGAGAGAGGAAGGGTTGAAGGGAGGAAGCAGTAAAGCTGTCAGATCAGAGTCGCCTCGGCGGCTTGATCGAAAGTCCAAATCGCGGGATCATCGTAACACGCGACACCGCAGATTTCATGCTTCGCTTTACTACTCTTCGTCCCTGACCTCTTCTTCCTCCCTTTAACCCTGCCCCACCATGCAACTCACCTGGAAACCCGGCTCTTTAAACAGCGCACTGCATGCAGCAGCGGCGGTGGCGGCTGGCAAGACACTGGTCGATCCGCAATTGCAGGCAGCGCTCGCGGAACCTGCCGAAGCGCTGAAGCAAGAGATTGCAGTCGTGGGCCTCCCGGAGAAGGCGTTTCGCCGCGCGCTGGCCGGCTTTGCCACGCAGTTCGATGCGCCGCGCCAATTGGTCGAGCGGGCGGTGGTAAAAGTGCAAGGAAACACACCGCGCGGTGATCTGGCCGTCGCGAAATTAACGGCGGTACTAACAGCCGTCGTACAGGCCTTTCAAAAGGCTTGTCCCAATCCGGCCGAGACCTTACGCCTGCGCGAGCGTCCCCTCCGCGAACAATGGGAATCGCGCGGCGCGGGAATGTTGCGGCAAATCAGTTCGCTCACCGACGAGCGCTTGCTGGTGCCCGAAGCTACCATCGTTCTCGTCCATCCCGCCCTGGGTGGCGGAGGTGAAGCGCTCCTACAACAGAATGCCATCACCTTCGAAGCGGTCCTCACCAATCCCGAACCTCGCTTACCAGAAATCGTGCGGATGGCCTGGCTTCTCGCGCAATTGAATTGCGATCTGCCGGTGTTTGCCGAACACGTCAACTTGCAACGGCTGCCGCATGTCGCCGCTTTCGCACTGTTGCCCGTCGCCCTCCAAGCTGCGGCCGAAGTGGAACTGGGCGAGTTCTCGCCCGAGCAATTGCAGCGCGCCATTACCACCTGGCATCTGCCTCAACTGGCCGATCTCGATGCGTCCACGCTCGTGTACGATTGGTGGCTTACTTATCAAACCGATAAGCCGGCCTGGCCTGTTGCGCTCACAGCGCTCGATCAGATGTTTGGCTAACTACAACAACCTCTTCCCGCACTTCACGAGGCCTCAACATGTCCACCGATCAACCTCTCCGCGGCAAACGAATTCTTACCTTTGTCGGCGATATCTATGAAGATCTCGAACTCTGGTACCCCAAGTTGCGGCTGATCGAAGCGGGGGCAGAAGTTGTCGTGGCTGGCGAAAAAGCCGGCGTAAAGTACGCGGGCAAGCACAGCTATCCGTGTACCTCCGACGTGGCATATGCGGGCTTGAAGGCTGCGGATTTTGCGGGCCTCGTCGTCCCTGGTGGGTTCATGCCTGATAAGCTGCGGCGCGATCCGGCGCTGCTCGAGATCGTGCGCGATTTTCACAAGCAGCAAAAACTGATTGCTGCCATTTGCCACGGCGGTTGGATTCCAATCTCGGCCGGCGTTTACAAAGGTGTGCGCGTCACCGGTTCACCGGGGATTAAGGACGATCTCACCAATGCCGGTGCCCTGTGGGAAGATGCCGCCGTGGTAATCGATCGTCATTTCGTCAGCAGTCGCAAGCCCGACGATCTTCCCGACTTTTGCCGTGGTTGCTTACAGGTGCTAACGGCATAGTTCTGGCTTGGCCTGACGCGTCGTTGGTATTTGCCAAAGAGACGAGTTCTGTCCCATGACTGGATTCTTGCGTCGGGCTACCGGAGAGCGACGACTACTCTTCCCGCAACTTGACCCACACCCAGCCATCGCGGACTTCGGTTTGATGGGCAGCGGTATCTTCTGTCGCGGGCATGGTAAGCGCCTTGCCGTTGCAGATATCGAACTTGGCCCCGTGCCGCGGGCAGGCGATGGTGTGATCGTCGAGTTCGCCGTCGCTGAGCGGGCCGCCGTCGTGCGTGCAGACGTCGTCGATGCAGAAAAACTTACCGCCAATGTGAATTAGCACCACCACGCGGTCGCCCACTTCGAGCAGCGTGCGGCCCGGGTCGGCGATCTCGGCGACGGGAACTGTCTTCACAAATTCAGGCATGAGGCGTTTCTAGGTAGAGTGGGCTTTAGCCCACGTAGGTAGCGA
Above is a window of Anatilimnocola aggregata DNA encoding:
- a CDS encoding Rieske (2Fe-2S) protein produces the protein MPEFVKTVPVAEIADPGRTLLEVGDRVVVLIHIGGKFFCIDDVCTHDGGPLSDGELDDHTIACPRHGAKFDICNGKALTMPATEDTAAHQTEVRDGWVWVKLREE
- a CDS encoding type 1 glutamine amidotransferase domain-containing protein, whose product is MSTDQPLRGKRILTFVGDIYEDLELWYPKLRLIEAGAEVVVAGEKAGVKYAGKHSYPCTSDVAYAGLKAADFAGLVVPGGFMPDKLRRDPALLEIVRDFHKQQKLIAAICHGGWIPISAGVYKGVRVTGSPGIKDDLTNAGALWEDAAVVIDRHFVSSRKPDDLPDFCRGCLQVLTA